In Polyodon spathula isolate WHYD16114869_AA chromosome 11, ASM1765450v1, whole genome shotgun sequence, one genomic interval encodes:
- the LOC121322737 gene encoding beta-galactoside alpha-2,6-sialyltransferase 1-like, giving the protein MVKNIYYKVLLLVCVLAFFPCAIKYSRIHETKRYPESQMESGLIHVSKKQVQKKNILIPLNKKKVHNVKLTTVKQKVTRNNIAQNAMTVRSWPVWKENTSTDDLFAWLKDLKNNYRAQNKYNVTYIWKNVSAKLSQQELLCELKTRVPLVMIKAGDGPFKREDWQKYFPTEDLNKRFENLKRCAVVSSAGSLKNAKLGAEIDDHDAVIRFNGAPTDGYSIDVGNKTSIRIVNSQLVYDKQHNFLTNPLYQTGVLILWDPAPYKQDLQHWYSNPDYPFFERYREYRKKHPEQLFYITNPVMQWNLWDIIQENSLEEIQPNPPSSGMQGIVLMMSLCDVVNVYEFLPSKRQTDVCYYYRQVYNKACTMGAYHPLMYEKNLVKKMNQGTDHDIFHYGRVTLPGFRNVHCSAKAMQT; this is encoded by the exons AtggttaaaaacatttattacaaagTTTTACTTCTGGTCTGTGTTTTAGCTTTTTTCCCATGTGCAATCAAatacagcagaatacatgaaaccAAAAGATATCCTGAATCACAGATGGAGAGTGGATTGATTCATGTGAGTAAAAaacaagttcagaaaaaaaatatattaattcctttgaataaaaaaaaagttcataatgttaAATTGACAACTGTGAAGCAAAAAGTAACCAGAAATAACATTGCCCAAAATGCTATGACTGTAAGATCCTGGCCAGTATGGAAGGAAAACACCTCTACTGATGATCTTTTCGCTTGGCTGAAGGATCTTAAGAACAATTACAGGGCACAGAACAAATACAATGTGACATATATCTGGAAAAATGTGTCTGCAAAGCTGAGCCAGCAGGAGCTCCTGTGCGAGCTCAAAACTCGCGTACCACTTGTGATGATCAAAGCTGGTGATGGCCCCTTCAAAAGAGAGGATTGGCAGAAATACTTTCCCACAGAAGACTTGAATAAGAGGTTTGAAAACCTCAAGCGGTGTGCTGTAGTGTCTTCAGcaggttctttaaaaaatgcaaaactggGAGCTGAAATag ATGACCACGATGCTGTCATCAGATTCAATGGCGCTCCGACTGATGGCTATAGCATTGATGTGGGGAACAAAACTTCCATTCGAATAGTAAATTCACAG CTTGTGTATGATAAACAGCACAATTTTTTAACCAATCCTCTTTATCAGACCGGAGTGTTAATCTTGTGGGATCCTGCACCATATAAACAAGATCTTCAACAT TGGTACAGCAATCCAGACTATCCGTTCTTTGAGAGGTATAGGGAATACCGTAAGAAACATCCTGAGCAGCTCTTTTACATCACAAACCCGGTGATGCAGTGGAACTTGTGGGACATTATTCAGGAGAATTCACTGGAGGAGATCCAACCCAACCCCCCTTCCTCCGGCATGCAGG GCATCGTATTAATGATGAGCCTCTGTGATGTGGTGAATGTGTACGAATTCCTGCCTTCAAAGAGACAGACTGACGTTTGTTATTATTACCGGCAGGTCTATAACAAAGCCTGCACAATGGGTGCCTACCATCCTTTAATGTATGAGAAGAACCTGGTTAAGAAGATGAACCAGGGAACTGATCATGACATCTTCCACTATGGGAGAGTGACCTTACCAGGGTTCAGGAATGTTCACTGTTCAGCAAAGGCAATGCAGACTTAA